From one Macaca nemestrina isolate mMacNem1 chromosome 5, mMacNem.hap1, whole genome shotgun sequence genomic stretch:
- the LOC105497615 gene encoding chloride intracellular channel protein 1, giving the protein MAEEQPQVELFVKAGSDGAKIGNCPFSQRLFMVLWLKGVTFNVTTVDTKRRTETVQKLCPGGQLPFLLYGTEVHTDTNKIEEFLEAVLCPPRYPKLAALNPESNTAGLDIFAKFSAYIKNSNPALNDNLEKGLLKALKVLDNYLTSPLPEEVDETSAEDEGVSQRKFLDGNELTLADCNLLPKLHIVQVVCKKYRGFTIPEVFRGVHRYLSNAYAREEFASTCPDDEEIELAYEQVAKALK; this is encoded by the exons ATGGCTGAAGAACAACCGCAGGTCGAATTGTTCGTGAAG GCTGGTAGTGATGGGGCCAAGATTGGGAACTGCCCGTTCTCCCAGAGACTGTTCATGGTACTGTGGCTCAAGGGAGTCACCTTCAATGTTACCACCGTTGACACCAAAAG GCGGACTGAGACAGTGCAGAAGCTGTGCCCAGGAGGGCAGCTCCCATTCCTGCTGTATGGCACTGAAGTGCACACAGACACCAACAAGATTGAGGAATTTCTGGAGGCAGTGCTGTGCCCTCCCAG GTACCCCAAGCTGGCAGCTCTGAACCCTGAGTCCAACACTGCTGGGCTGGACATATTTGCCAAATTTTCTGCCTACATCAAGAATTCAAACCCAGCACTCAATGATA ATCTGGAGAAGGGACTCCTGAAAGCCCTGAAGGTTTTAGACAATTACTTAACATCGCCCCTCCCAGAAGAAGTGGATGAAACCAGTGCTGAAGATGAAGGTGTCTCTCAGAGGAAGTTTCTGGATGGCAACGAGCTCACCCTGGCTGACTGCAACCTGTTGCCAAAGTTACACATAGTACAG GTGGTGTGTAAGAAGTACCGGGGATTCACCATCCCCGAGGTCTTCCGGGGAGTGCATCGGTACTTGAGCAATGCCTACGCGCGGGAAGAATTCGCTTCCACCTGTCCAGATGATGAGGAGATCGAGCTCGCCTATGAGCAAGTGGCCAAGGCCCTCAAATAA
- the LOC105497616 gene encoding putative hydrolase DDAH2 isoform X1, which produces MGTPGEGLGRCSHALIRGVPESLASGEDAGAGLPALDLAKAQREHGVLGGKLRQRLGLQLLELPPEESLPLGPLLGDTAVIQGDTALITRPWSPARRPEVDGVRKALQDLGLRIVEIGDENATLDGTDVLFTGREFFVGLSKWTNHRGAEIVADTFRDFAVSTVPVSGPSHLRGLCGMGGPRTVVAGSSEAAQKAVRAMAVLTDHPYASLTLPDDAAADCLFLRPGLPGVPPFLLHRGGGDLPNSQEALQKLSDVTLVPVSCSELEKAGAGLSSLCLVLSTRPHS; this is translated from the exons ATGGGGACGCCGGGGGAGGGGCTGGGCCGCTGCTCCCATGCCCTGATCCGGGGAGTCCCAGAGAGCCTGGCGTCGGGGGAAGATGCGGGGGCTGGCCTTCCGGCTCTGGATCTGGCCAAAGCCCAAAGGGAGCACGGGGTGCTGGGAGGTAAACTGAGGCAGCGACTGGGGCTACAGCTGCTAGAACTGCCACCTGAGGAGTCGTTGCCGCTGGGACCGCTGCTTGGCGACACAGCCGTGATCCAAGGGGACACGGCCCTAATCACGCGACCCTGGAGCCCCGCTCGTAGGCCAGAG GTCGATGGAGTCCGCAAAGCCCTGCAAGACCTGGGGCTCCGAATTGTGGAAATAGGAGACGAGAACGCGACGCTGGATGGCACTGACGTTCTCTTCACCG GCCGGGAGTTTTTCGTAGGCCTCTCCAAATGGACCAATCACCGAGGAGCTGAGATCGTGGCGGATACGTTCCGG GACTTCGCCGTCTCCACTGTGCCGGTCTCGGGTCCCTCACACCTGCGTGGTCTCTGCGGCATGGGGGGACCTCGCACTGTTGTGGCAGGCAGCAGCGAAGCTGCCCAAAAGGCTGTCCGG GCAATGGCAGTACTGACTGATCACCCATATGCTTCCCTGACCCTCCCAGATGACGCAGCTGCTGACTGTCTCTTTCTTCGTCCTGGGTTGCCTGGTGTGCCCCCTTTCCTCCTGCACCGTGGAGGTGGGGATCTGCCCAACAGCCAGGAG GCACTGCAGAAGCTCTCTGATGTCACCCTGGTACCTGTGTCCTGCTCAGAACTGGAGAAGGCTGGCGCCGGGCTCAGCTCCCTCTGCTTGGTGCTCAGCACACGCCCCCACAGCTGA
- the LOC105497616 gene encoding putative hydrolase DDAH2 isoform X2, which yields MGTPGEGLGRCSHALIRGVPESLASGEDAGAGLPALDLAKAQREHGVLGGKLRQRLGLQLLELPPEESLPLGPLLGDTAVIQGDTALITRPWSPARRPEVDGVRKALQDLGLRIVEIGDENATLDGTDVLFTGREFFVGLSKWTNHRGAEIVADTFRDFAVSTVPVSGPSHLRGLCGMGGPRTVVAGSSEAAQKAVRMTQLLTVSFFVLGCLVCPLSSCTVEVGICPTARRHCRSSLMSPWYLCPAQNWRRLAPGSAPSAWCSAHAPTAEGLALGYCWPGVG from the exons ATGGGGACGCCGGGGGAGGGGCTGGGCCGCTGCTCCCATGCCCTGATCCGGGGAGTCCCAGAGAGCCTGGCGTCGGGGGAAGATGCGGGGGCTGGCCTTCCGGCTCTGGATCTGGCCAAAGCCCAAAGGGAGCACGGGGTGCTGGGAGGTAAACTGAGGCAGCGACTGGGGCTACAGCTGCTAGAACTGCCACCTGAGGAGTCGTTGCCGCTGGGACCGCTGCTTGGCGACACAGCCGTGATCCAAGGGGACACGGCCCTAATCACGCGACCCTGGAGCCCCGCTCGTAGGCCAGAG GTCGATGGAGTCCGCAAAGCCCTGCAAGACCTGGGGCTCCGAATTGTGGAAATAGGAGACGAGAACGCGACGCTGGATGGCACTGACGTTCTCTTCACCG GCCGGGAGTTTTTCGTAGGCCTCTCCAAATGGACCAATCACCGAGGAGCTGAGATCGTGGCGGATACGTTCCGG GACTTCGCCGTCTCCACTGTGCCGGTCTCGGGTCCCTCACACCTGCGTGGTCTCTGCGGCATGGGGGGACCTCGCACTGTTGTGGCAGGCAGCAGCGAAGCTGCCCAAAAGGCTGTCCGG ATGACGCAGCTGCTGACTGTCTCTTTCTTCGTCCTGGGTTGCCTGGTGTGCCCCCTTTCCTCCTGCACCGTGGAGGTGGGGATCTGCCCAACAGCCAGGAG GCACTGCAGAAGCTCTCTGATGTCACCCTGGTACCTGTGTCCTGCTCAGAACTGGAGAAGGCTGGCGCCGGGCTCAGCTCCCTCTGCTTGGTGCTCAGCACACGCCCCCACAGCTGAGGGCCTGGCCTTGGGGTACTGCTGGCCAGGGGTAGGATAG
- the MPIG6B gene encoding megakaryocyte and platelet inhibitory receptor G6b isoform X4 → MAVFLQLLPLLLLRAQGNQGASLDGRPGDLVNLSCVGVSHPIRWVWAPSFPACKGLSKGRRPILWASSSGTPTVPPLQPFVGRLRSLDSGIRRLELLLSAGDSGTFFCKGRHEDESRTVLHVLGDRTYCKTPGPTHGACPRNRFDHSLDLLCPPHIAPLVKTEPQRPVKEEEPKIPGDLDQEPSLLYADLDHLALSRPRRLSTVDPADASTIYAVVV, encoded by the exons ATGGCTGTGTTTCTGCAGCTGCTACCGCTGCTGCTCTTGAGGGCCCAAGGGAACCAAGGGG CTTCTCTGGACGGCCGCCCTGGGGACCTGGTGAATCTCTCTTGCGTAGGAGTCTCTCACCCCATCCGCTGGGTCTGGGCGCCCAGCTTTCCGGCCTGCAAGGGCCTCTCCAAAGGACGCCGACCGATCCTGTGGGCCTCTTCGAGCGGGACCCCTACCGTGCCTCCCCTCCAGCCTTTTGTAGGCCGCCTTCGCTCCCTGGACTCTGGTATCCGGCGGCTGGAGCTCCTCTTGAGCGCGGGGGACTCGGGCACCTTTTTCTGCAAGGGCCGCCACGAGGACGAGAGCCGTACAGTGCTTCACGTGCTGGGGGACAGGACCTACTGCAAGACTCCCGGGCCTACCCATG gcgcctgcccccgCAACCGATTCGACCACTCCCTAGATTTG CTCTGTCCCCCCCACATAGCTCCACTTGTGAAAACCGAGCCCCAGAGGCCAGTAAAGGAGGAAGAGCCCAAGATTCCAGGGGACCTGGACCAGGAACCG AGCCTGCTCTATGCGGATCTGGACCATCTAGCCCTCAGCAGGCCCCGCCGGCTGTCCACAGTGGACCCTGCTGATGCCTCCACCATCTATGCGGTTGTAGTTTGA
- the MPIG6B gene encoding megakaryocyte and platelet inhibitory receptor G6b isoform X2 — protein MAVFLQLLPLLLLRAQGNQGASLDGRPGDLVNLSCVGVSHPIRWVWAPSFPACKGLSKGRRPILWASSSGTPTVPPLQPFVGRLRSLDSGIRRLELLLSAGDSGTFFCKGRHEDESRTVLHVLGDRTYCKTPGPTHGSLYPQLLIPLLGAGLVLGLGALGLVWWLHRRLPPQPIRPLPRFAPLVKTEPQRPVKEEEPKIPGDLDQEPSLLYADLDHLALSRPRRLSTVDPADASTIYAVVV, from the exons ATGGCTGTGTTTCTGCAGCTGCTACCGCTGCTGCTCTTGAGGGCCCAAGGGAACCAAGGGG CTTCTCTGGACGGCCGCCCTGGGGACCTGGTGAATCTCTCTTGCGTAGGAGTCTCTCACCCCATCCGCTGGGTCTGGGCGCCCAGCTTTCCGGCCTGCAAGGGCCTCTCCAAAGGACGCCGACCGATCCTGTGGGCCTCTTCGAGCGGGACCCCTACCGTGCCTCCCCTCCAGCCTTTTGTAGGCCGCCTTCGCTCCCTGGACTCTGGTATCCGGCGGCTGGAGCTCCTCTTGAGCGCGGGGGACTCGGGCACCTTTTTCTGCAAGGGCCGCCACGAGGACGAGAGCCGTACAGTGCTTCACGTGCTGGGGGACAGGACCTACTGCAAGACTCCCGGGCCTACCCATG GGTCCCTGTATCCCCAGCTCCTGATCCCGCTGCTGGGCGCTGGGCTGGTGCTGGGACTGGGAGCTTTGGGCCTGGTCTGGTGGCTGCACAG gcgcctgcccccgCAACCGATTCGACCACTCCCTAGATTTG CTCCACTTGTGAAAACCGAGCCCCAGAGGCCAGTAAAGGAGGAAGAGCCCAAGATTCCAGGGGACCTGGACCAGGAACCG AGCCTGCTCTATGCGGATCTGGACCATCTAGCCCTCAGCAGGCCCCGCCGGCTGTCCACAGTGGACCCTGCTGATGCCTCCACCATCTATGCGGTTGTAGTTTGA
- the MPIG6B gene encoding megakaryocyte and platelet inhibitory receptor G6b isoform X5 — MAVFLQLLPLLLLRAQGNQGASLDGRPGDLVNLSCVGVSHPIRWVWAPSFPACKGLSKGRRPILWASSSGTPTVPPLQPFVGRLRSLDSGIRRLELLLSAGDSGTFFCKGRHEDESRTVLHVLGDRTYCKTPGPTHALSPPHSSTCENRAPEASKGGRAQDSRGPGPGTEPALCGSGPSSPQQAPPAVHSGPC, encoded by the exons ATGGCTGTGTTTCTGCAGCTGCTACCGCTGCTGCTCTTGAGGGCCCAAGGGAACCAAGGGG CTTCTCTGGACGGCCGCCCTGGGGACCTGGTGAATCTCTCTTGCGTAGGAGTCTCTCACCCCATCCGCTGGGTCTGGGCGCCCAGCTTTCCGGCCTGCAAGGGCCTCTCCAAAGGACGCCGACCGATCCTGTGGGCCTCTTCGAGCGGGACCCCTACCGTGCCTCCCCTCCAGCCTTTTGTAGGCCGCCTTCGCTCCCTGGACTCTGGTATCCGGCGGCTGGAGCTCCTCTTGAGCGCGGGGGACTCGGGCACCTTTTTCTGCAAGGGCCGCCACGAGGACGAGAGCCGTACAGTGCTTCACGTGCTGGGGGACAGGACCTACTGCAAGACTCCCGGGCCTACCCATG CTCTGTCCCCCCCACATAGCTCCACTTGTGAAAACCGAGCCCCAGAGGCCAGTAAAGGAGGAAGAGCCCAAGATTCCAGGGGACCTGGACCAGGAACCG AGCCTGCTCTATGCGGATCTGGACCATCTAGCCCTCAGCAGGCCCCGCCGGCTGTCCACAGTGGACCCTGCTGA
- the MPIG6B gene encoding megakaryocyte and platelet inhibitory receptor G6b isoform X1 produces the protein MAVFLQLLPLLLLRAQGNQGASLDGRPGDLVNLSCVGVSHPIRWVWAPSFPACKGLSKGRRPILWASSSGTPTVPPLQPFVGRLRSLDSGIRRLELLLSAGDSGTFFCKGRHEDESRTVLHVLGDRTYCKTPGPTHGACPRNRFDHSLDLVRLTPPRFLSPTHPLPTPQFLSLSPCWEQTCWSPSLHPSALSPPHSSTCENRAPEASKGGRAQDSRGPGPGTEPALCGSGPSSPQQAPPAVHSGPC, from the exons ATGGCTGTGTTTCTGCAGCTGCTACCGCTGCTGCTCTTGAGGGCCCAAGGGAACCAAGGGG CTTCTCTGGACGGCCGCCCTGGGGACCTGGTGAATCTCTCTTGCGTAGGAGTCTCTCACCCCATCCGCTGGGTCTGGGCGCCCAGCTTTCCGGCCTGCAAGGGCCTCTCCAAAGGACGCCGACCGATCCTGTGGGCCTCTTCGAGCGGGACCCCTACCGTGCCTCCCCTCCAGCCTTTTGTAGGCCGCCTTCGCTCCCTGGACTCTGGTATCCGGCGGCTGGAGCTCCTCTTGAGCGCGGGGGACTCGGGCACCTTTTTCTGCAAGGGCCGCCACGAGGACGAGAGCCGTACAGTGCTTCACGTGCTGGGGGACAGGACCTACTGCAAGACTCCCGGGCCTACCCATG gcgcctgcccccgCAACCGATTCGACCACTCCCTAGATTTGGTGAGACTAACTCCACCCCGTTTTCTTTCTCCTACAcacccactccccacccctcAATTCCTAAGTCTGAGCCCTTGCTGGGAACAGACATGTTGGTCACCTTCTCTCCATCCTTCAGCTCTGTCCCCCCCACATAGCTCCACTTGTGAAAACCGAGCCCCAGAGGCCAGTAAAGGAGGAAGAGCCCAAGATTCCAGGGGACCTGGACCAGGAACCG AGCCTGCTCTATGCGGATCTGGACCATCTAGCCCTCAGCAGGCCCCGCCGGCTGTCCACAGTGGACCCTGCTGA
- the MPIG6B gene encoding megakaryocyte and platelet inhibitory receptor G6b isoform X3: protein MAVFLQLLPLLLLRAQGNQGASLDGRPGDLVNLSCVGVSHPIRWVWAPSFPACKGLSKGRRPILWASSSGTPTVPPLQPFVGRLRSLDSGIRRLELLLSAGDSGTFFCKGRHEDESRTVLHVLGDRTYCKTPGPTHGSLYPQLLIPLLGAGLVLGLGALGLVWWLHRRLPPQPIRPLPRFALSPPHSSTCENRAPEASKGGRAQDSRGPGPGTEPALCGSGPSSPQQAPPAVHSGPC, encoded by the exons ATGGCTGTGTTTCTGCAGCTGCTACCGCTGCTGCTCTTGAGGGCCCAAGGGAACCAAGGGG CTTCTCTGGACGGCCGCCCTGGGGACCTGGTGAATCTCTCTTGCGTAGGAGTCTCTCACCCCATCCGCTGGGTCTGGGCGCCCAGCTTTCCGGCCTGCAAGGGCCTCTCCAAAGGACGCCGACCGATCCTGTGGGCCTCTTCGAGCGGGACCCCTACCGTGCCTCCCCTCCAGCCTTTTGTAGGCCGCCTTCGCTCCCTGGACTCTGGTATCCGGCGGCTGGAGCTCCTCTTGAGCGCGGGGGACTCGGGCACCTTTTTCTGCAAGGGCCGCCACGAGGACGAGAGCCGTACAGTGCTTCACGTGCTGGGGGACAGGACCTACTGCAAGACTCCCGGGCCTACCCATG GGTCCCTGTATCCCCAGCTCCTGATCCCGCTGCTGGGCGCTGGGCTGGTGCTGGGACTGGGAGCTTTGGGCCTGGTCTGGTGGCTGCACAG gcgcctgcccccgCAACCGATTCGACCACTCCCTAGATTTG CTCTGTCCCCCCCACATAGCTCCACTTGTGAAAACCGAGCCCCAGAGGCCAGTAAAGGAGGAAGAGCCCAAGATTCCAGGGGACCTGGACCAGGAACCG AGCCTGCTCTATGCGGATCTGGACCATCTAGCCCTCAGCAGGCCCCGCCGGCTGTCCACAGTGGACCCTGCTGA
- the LOC105497624 gene encoding lymphocyte antigen 6 complex locus protein G6c, translated as MKALLLLTLSALLCWVSADIRCHSCYKVPVLGCVDRQSCRLEPGQQCLTTHAYLGKMWVFSNLRCGTPEEPCQEAFNQTNRKLGLTYNTTCCNKDNCNSAGPRPTPALGLVFLTSLAGLGLWLRH; from the exons ATGAAAGCCCTTTTGCTGCTCACCCTGTCTGCTCTGCTCTGCTGGGTCTCAG CTGACATTCGCTGTCACTCCTGCTACAAGGTCCCTGTGCTGGGCTGTGTGGACCGGCAGTCCTGCCGCCTGGAGCCAGGACAGCAATGCCTGACAACACATGCATACCTTG GTAAGATGTGGGTTTTCTCCAATCTGCGCTGTGGCACACCAGAAGAGCCCTGTCAGGAGGCCTTCAACCAAACCAACCGCAAGCTGGGCCTGACATATAACACCACCTGCTGCAACAAGGACAACTGCAACAGTGCAGGCCCCCGGCCCACTCCAGCCCTGGGCCTTGTCTTCCTTACCTCCTTGGCTGGCCTTGGCCTCTGGCTGCGGCACTGA
- the LOC105497620 gene encoding lymphocyte antigen 6 complex locus protein G6f isoform X10, producing the protein MKPQFVGILLSSLLGAALGNRMRCYNCGGSPSSSCKEAVTTCGEGRPQPGLEQIKLPGNPPVTLIHQHPACVAARHCNQVETESVGDVTYPAHRDCYLGDLCNSAVASHVAPACILAAAATALTCLLPGLWSG; encoded by the exons ATGAAACCCCAGTTTGTTGGGATCTTGCTCAGCTCCCTGCTAGGGGCTGCCTTGG GAAACCGAATGCGGTGCTACAACTGTGGTGGAAGCCCCAGCAGTTCTTGCAAAGAAGCCGTGACCACCTGTGGCGAGGGCAGACCCCAGCCAGGCCTGGAACAGATCAAGCTACCTGGAAACC cCCCAGTGACCTTGATTCACCAACATCCAGCCTGCGTCGCAGCCCGTCATTGCAATCAAGTGGAGACAGAGTCAGTGGGAGACGTGACTTATCCAGCCCACAGGGACTGCTACCTGGGAGACCTGTGCAACAGCGCCGTGGCAAGCCACGTGGCCCCTGCATGCATTTTGGCTGCAGCAGCTACCGCCCTGACCTGTCTCTTACCAGGACTGTGGAGCGGGTAG